The nucleotide window ACGGTGAAGCCCTTGATGTCGCCGCCGAACTCGGCGCCGTGGCCGACGTAGTACTGCGCGGCGTAGCCGTCGGCGAACTCCGGGAGCACCTCGGTGAGCTCCGGGTGGATCGTCGCGCAGTGGTAGCACTCCATGAAGTTCTCGATGATCTGCTTCCAGTTCGCCTTCACGTCGTACTCGATGCGCTTGCCGAGCGCGAGGCCGTCGATGCCGTAGGCGTCGATTTCGGTGGGCCCGCCGAGGCGTTCGGTGACGGCCCCGATCACGGTGTCCTCGAACGACGGCGGCTCGTCGGCCAGGCAGACCCAGGCGTAGCCGAGCCATTCGCGCAGGTGCAGCTTCGTCAGCCCGAACTCCGTGCGGTCGACGTCCGGCATCCCGGTGAGGTTCGGGGCGGCGATCAGCTTGCCGTCGAGGCCGTAGGTCCAGGCGTGGTACGGGCACTGGAAGGCGCGCTTGACGGTCCCGGTTTCGGACGTGCAGAGCCGCGCGCCGCGGTGGCGGCAGACGTTGAGGAACGCGTTCAGCTTCCCGTCCCGCCCCCGCGAGACCAGGACGCTCTCCTTGCCGATCTGCACGGTCTCGAACGCCCCGGGCCCGGCGAGGTCGGCACTGCGCACGGCGCAGAACCAGTCGGCCTCGAAGATCTTCGCCTGTTCCAGCGCGAAGATCGCCGGATCGGTGTAGGAGCGGCCCGGCAACGTGGCGAGCAGGCTCGGCGGGAGATCGATTGCGGTCACCGGCGTGGTCCTCTCCGCGGATCAGTACGGGAGTAGTTGCGCAGAACGCGTCTTGTTGCTCACTCCGCACCAGAGTGACTGCCGCCACGCCGCCCTGTCAACCCACGGTTTTCCACCGCCCACCACGGGTTTCACCCACACGGCGTGATTGCCGGGTCAACTCGCGTGATTGAACAGTCGACACGCGTGATCAGAGGGTCGACACGGTCCCGGCCCACCAAGCCGCCGTGTCGACCCTTCAATCACGCGTGTCGACCTCCCAATCACGCGTGTCGACCCTTCCTTCACACCGCGGGGCCGGTGATGGCTCGGCGGAAGAGGGCTTCTATCTCGTCTCGGGTGGGGCGGGGGTCGGCCAGGGCGGCCTGCATCAGGAGGCCGCAGAACAGGCCGGCCAGGAGGCGGCCGGTGAGCGGGTCGGTGCGGGAGCCGAAGAACGCGATCAGGGCGTCGTCCCAGGCCGCGCTCGCCTTGCGCAGGGCCGGGCGGTGCAGGGCGGCGACGTACAGGTCGTACTCGACGACCGTGTCGCGGTACTGCTCGTTGATGTAGCCCATCACCAGGTCGGCCAGCGCCGCGGCGAAGTCGGCGTCCGGCGGGAGCGCGGCCTCCCACTCCTTCAGGGCGTGGACGTTCTTCTCGGCCGCCTCGTGCAGGGCGACCTCCAGGAGGTCGTCCAGGGTCGCGAAGTGGTAGGTCGTCGAGCCGAGCGGGACGCCCGCCGCGGCCGCCACCGACCGGTGCGTGACCCCGTCGATCCCCCGCTGCGCGACGACCTCGATCGCCGCCTTGGCGATCCGCGCGCGCCGCTCGGGGTCGTTCGGACCGCGGCGCCGCGTTGCGCCGGGTTCGCTCTTGGCCATCGAGCCCCCTTGTGGACATCTGTACATGTTTCGCGTACAAATGTACGCACTCTTGACACGAAGCAGCCACTACCGATCCGGGAAGGGCGCCCGTGAAGGACCTCTACATCGACGGAATCTGGTTGGACGCGGCCACCGGGACGCGCTCCGACGTGCTGAACCCGGCCACCGGCGAGGTCGTCGTGACCGTCGCCGAAGCGGGGAAAGCCGAGGTCGACGCCGCCGTCAGAGCCGCCCGCCGGGCCTTCGACGACGGCCCGTGGCGCCGCACGACCGCGGGCGAACGCGCCCGGCTCCTGCGCCGGACCGCCGACCTGCTGGTCCGCGACCGCGAGGAACTGGCCCGCACCGAGAGCCTCGACACCGGCAAGACGCTCGGCGAAGGCCGCATCGACATCGACGATGTGACGAACGTCTTCCGCTACTACGCCGACCTCGCGGACAAGGACGCCGGCCGCCTGGTCGACGCCGGCAGCGCGACCGTCGTCAGCCGGATCGTGCACGAGCCGGTCGGGGTCTGCGCGCTCATCGCGCCGTGGAACTACCCACTGCTCCAGATGTCCTGGAAGGTCGCGCCCGCGCTGGCCGCGGGCAACACCGTGGTGCTCAAGCCCAGCGAGGTCACCCCGCTCACCACGATCAAGCTGGCCGCCCTGCTCGAAGAGGCCGGCACGCCGGCCGGCGTCGTCAACCTGCTGCTCGGCGACGGCCGCGTCGGCGCGGCGATGGTCGAGCACCCGGCCGTCGACCTCGTCTCCTTCACCGGCGGCTACGCGACCGGCGAGAAGATCATGACCGCGGCCGCGAAAGGTGTCCGGCGGGTCGCGCTGGAGCTCGGCGGCAAGAACCCGAACGTGGTCTTCGCCGACGCCGACTACGAGACGGCCCTGGACTACGCCCTGATGGCCGCGTTCGTCCACTCCGGACAGGTCTGTTCAGCGGGCGCGCGGCTGATCGTCCAAGATGGAATCCATGACCGGTTCGTCGCGGACCTCGCCGCGCGTGCCGACCGGATCCGCGTCGGCAACGGCCTGGACCCGGAGACCGAGACGGGCCCGCTCGTCTCGGCCCGGCACCGCGCGAAGGTCGAAGGCTACATCGAAAGCGCTCTCGCCGCGGGTGCGAAGCTCGAAGCGGGCGGCGAGCGGCCGGACGGACCCGAGTACGAAAGCGGTTTCTTCCTGCGCCCCACCGTGTTCTCCGGCTGCACGCGGGACATGGCGATCGTCCGGGAAGAGGTCTTTGGCCCGGTCGTCACCGTGGAACGCTTCGGCGACGAGGCCGAAGCGATCGCCCTGGCCAACGACACCGAGTACGGGCTCGCCGGAGCCGTGTGGACGTCGGACGCGTCCCGCGCCCAGCGCGTCGCCGGGGCCCTCCGCCACGGCACCGTGTGGATCAACGACTACCACCCCTACCTGCCGCAGGCGGAATGGGGCGGTTACGGCAAGTCCGGCATCGGCCGCGAACTCGGGCCGTCCGGGCTGGCCGAGTACCAGGAGAGCAAGCACATCTACCAGAACATCGATCCCGTTCCGCAGCACTGGTTCAAAGGCTGATCCCCTCCCCCACCACGTGAGGACGTTGCCATGACCACACAAGAAATACCGGCGGGCGGGGGGCCTGCCCCGGACGACAGCTCCGACCTCGAAAAGTTCGGCTACCGCCAGGAGCTCGAACGCTCTCTGGGTTCCTTCTCCAGCTTCGCCGCCGGGTTCTCCTACATCTCGATCATGACCGGCGTGTTCCAGCTGTTCTTCTTCGGGTTCGGCGCGGGCGGGCCGGCGTTCATCTGGACCTGGCCGCTGGTCTTCCTCGGCCAGCTCTGCGTCGCGCTGTGCTTCGCCGAGCTGGCCGGGCAGTTCCCGCTCGCCGGTTCGGTCTACCAGTGGGCCAAGCAGATCGCGAAGCCGGCGACGTCGTGGCTGGCCGGCTGGATCATGATCATCGGTGCGATCGTCACCGCCGGCGCGGTCGCGGTGGCCTACCAGATCATCCTGCCGCAGGTCTCGACCGCGTTCCAGATCGTCGGCAGCGACGCCGACGCCGGGCTGACGTCGACCCCGGGCGGCGCGCAGAACGCCATCATCCTGGCCCTCGTGCTGGTGGTGTTCGCCACGATCGTGAACGTCATCGGCGTCAAGTTGATGGCGAAGATCAACAACTTCGGTGTCGCGGTCGAGCTGTCCGCGGTCATCCTGCTGATCATCGCGCTGGCGGTGCACATCAAGCGCGGCCCGCAGGTCGTCCTGGAGACGCACGGCGCGGGTGAGGGTCACTCACTCGGGTACCTCGGGGCGTTCCTCGTGGCGTCGCTGATGAGCGCATACGTCTTCTACGGCTTCGACACCGCGGGCTCGCTCGCGGAGGAGACGACGCAGCCGCGCAAGCACGCGCCCCGCGCGATCCTGCGGGCGATCACGGCGTCGTTCGTCGTCGGCGGCCTGGTGATGCTGGTCGGCATGATGGCCGTCGGCGACATCAACGCCGAAGAGCTGAGCACGTCCGGCATGCCGTACCTGCTGAAGAGCACGCTCGGTCCCTGGCTGGGCAACGCGTTCCTGATCTGCTCGGCGATCGCGATCACGGTGTGCTGCCTGGCCGTGCAGACCGCGGCGATCCGGATGGCGTGGGCGATGGCCCGCGACGGCCGCCTGCCGTTCAGCAAGGCGATGGCCAAGGTGTCGCCGCGCTCGAAGACGCCGATCCTGCCGGCGCTGCTCACCGGCGGCCTCACCGTCGTGGTGCTGCTGATCAACCTCGGCAACCAGCGCGCGTTCTTCATCCTGACGTCGACGGCGATCATCCTGTTCTACATCCCCTACCTGATGGTCACCGGCCCGATGCTGCTGCGCCGCCTGCGCGGGCAGTGGCCGCGCCCCGGGCACGGCCCGTACTTCAAGCTGGGCCGCTGGGGCACGCTGGTGAACCTGGTCGCGGTGGTCTACGGCGCCGCGATGACGGTCAACCTGATCTGGCCGCGCGCCGAGGTCTACGGCGACGACCACTGGTACTTCCAGTGGGGCGCGGTGATCGTCACCGCGCTGATCGTGATCATCGGCGCGATAATGCTCTACGTCCGGCGCCGCACCTGGGGCTCGGCCCACACCAGCCCCGAACACATGCCGGACAGCACCCCGGACACCCTGCCCGGCTGAGGAGGACGCATGAGTACCGAAACCTACGACTTCGTCATCGTCGGCGGTGGCTCGGCGGGCTGCGCGCTGGCGAACCGGCTCTCGGCCGACCCGGCGAACAAGGTCCTCGTCCTGGAGGCGGGCCGCTCGGACTGGAAGTGGGACGTCTTCATCCACATGCCGGCCGCGCTGACCTTCCCGATCGGGTCGAAGTTCTACGACTGGGGCTACCGCAGCGAACCCGAGCCGTACATGAACCGCCGTCGCATCTACCACGCGCGCGGCAAGGTGCTCGGCGGGTCGTCCAGCATCAACGGGATGATCTTCCAGCGCGGCAACCCGATGGACTACGAGCGCTGGGCGAGCGATCCCGGGATGTCCACTTGGGACTACGCGCACTGCCTGCCGTACTTCAACCGGATGGAGAACTGCCTGGCGGACGCGCCGGACGGGCAGTGGCGCGGCCACGACGGCCCCCTCGAACTGGAGCGCGGGCCGGCGTCCAACCCGTTGTTCCAGGCGTTCTTCGACGCCGCCGAGCAGGCGGGCTACCCGCGCACCGACGACGTCAACGGCTACAAGCAGGAGGGCTTCGCGGCGTTCGACCGGAACGTCCGAAAAGGACGGCGGCTGTCCGCGGCGGGCGCGTACCTGCACCCGGTGATGCACCGGCCCAACCTCACGGTGAAGACGAACGCGTTCGTTTCGCAGGTCCTCTTCGACGGCACGCGCGCGGTCGGCGTCGAGTACGCGCAGGGCCGGGGCGTGCCGGGTGAGGTGTACGGCAAGGAGATCGTCCTCTGCGGCGGCGCGATCAACACCCCGCAGCTGCTGCAGCTCTCCGGCGTCGGCAACGCCGCCGAGCTGGAGAAGCTCGGCATCGACGTCGTCAAGGACCTGCCGGGCGTCGGCGAAAACCTCCAGGACCACCTGGAGGTGTACATCCAGTACGCCTGCAAGCAGCCGGTGTCGATGCAGCCGTCGCTGGCGAAGTGGAAGCGGCCGTACATCGGCGCGCAGTGGCTGTTCCTGCGGTCCGGGCCGGCCGCCACCAACCACTTCGAGGGCGGCGGGTTCGTCCGGTCGAACGACGAGGTGAAGTACCCGAACCTGATGTTCCACTTCCTGCCGGTGGCGATCCGCTACGACGGTTCGGCACCCACGGAAGGGCACGGCTACCAGGTGCACGTCGGCCCGATGTACGCCGACACCCGCGGCTCGGTGAAGATCAAGTCGACCGACCCGCGCGAGCACCCGGCGATCAAGTTCAACTACCTGTCGACCGAGACCGACCGCAAGGAGTGGGTCGAGGCGGTGCGGGTGGCGCGGAAGATCCTGAACCAGAGCGCGTTGGATCCGTACAACGGCGGGGAGATCTCGCCGGGGCCGTCCGTGGACACCGACGAGGAAATCCTCGACTGGGTCGCCAAGGACGCCGAAACCGCGCTGCACCCGTCGTGCACGACCAAGATGGGCGTGGACGACATGTCCGTCGTCGACCCGCAGAGCATGCGGGTGCACGGGACCGAGGGCCTGCGTGTCGTCGACGCGTCGGTGATGCCCTACATCACCAACGGCAACATCTACGCCCCGGTGATGATGACCGCCGAGAAGGCCGCCGACCTGATCCTCGGCAACACCCCGCTCGACCCCATCAAGCTGCCGTTCTACCGGCACGGGGAGAACTAGCTCCGGCGTCGTCGCGCCCGTACCGCCATCCTCGGTACGGGCCTTCGGCGTGCCCGGAATACCCGTTATCCGCTAACGAAAACTACCCCCGCGTACCCCCTTGACGGCGATCGGCGCCGGACTCAAACTTGTTGCGTATCACAGTTGATGTTCCCCCATGCGCAACATTCTCCCGGAGGCGTCATGATTCGCGCGTGCACGGTGGACGAGCTGCCCCCCGGCGAGTCCGTCCGGATCCCCGGGCAGCCCGCCATCGCGGTGTTCCACACCGAGGAGGGCGAGCTGTACGCCATCGACGACACGTGCACCCACCAGGACGCCTCCCTGGCCGACGGCTGGCTCGAAGGCTGCTTCGTCGAGTGCCCGCTGCACGCGGCGCTGTTCGACCTGCGCACGGGCATGCCGACCTGCCTCCCGGCGAAGGACCCGGTGCGCACGTACACCGTGGTCGTCGACGACGGCGTCATCTACGTCCAGGGCGTGGCCGGCGAGGACGCCGCGTGAAGCGCATCGCGGTCGTCGGCGCGTCGCTCGCCGGGGTCCGCGCGGCGCAGGAGCTGCGCGCGCAGGGGTACGACGGCGGGATCGTGCTGATCGGCGACGAGCCGCACCTGCCCTACGACCGGCCGCCGCTGTCGAAGGCCTTCCTGGCCGGCACGGCGTCGCGGGAGTCGCTCGACCTGCTCGACGCCGGTGACCTGGCGTCCCTCGCCCTGGACTTCCGGCTCGGCGTCCGGGCGACGGCACTGGAACCTTCGAACCGCCGGGTCCTGCTGTCGGACGGCACGTCGGTGCACGCGGACGGCGTCGTCATCGCCACCGGCGGCCGGGCGCGCACCCTGCCGGGTTTCGAGGGCGCTTTCGTGTTGCGGACCCTCGACGACGCCGTGTCCCTGCGCGCGGCTCTGGTCCCCGGCGTGCGCGTGGCCATCGTCGGGGCCGGGTTCATCGGGGCCGAGGTGGCCTCGACCTGCCGTTCGCTGGGTCTCGACGTCGTCGTCCTGGAGGCCTTGGCCGCGCCGCTGGCGCCGGTGCTGGGCCCTGAGCTGGCCGCGGTGTGCGCCCGGCTGCACCTCGACCACGGCACGGACCTGCGCTGCGGGGTCCAGGTCACGGGCCTGTCCCCCGACGGCGTCTCGCTGGCGTCCGGTTCGGTCGTCCCGGCCGACGTGGTCGTGACGGGCGTCGGGATGACACCGTCGACCGAGTGGCTGGCCGGCTCGGGGTTGAAACTCGGCAACGGCGTCCACACGGACGCCGGGCTGGTGACCGCGCTGCCGCAGGTGGTGGCCGTCGGCGACGTGGCGCGGTTCGGCGGGCGGCGGCACGAGCACTGGACGAACGCGTCGGAGCAGGCCCCGGTCGCGGTGGCGAACCTGCTCGCCGGGCACACCGCGCGGACGTACACGCCGAGCGGTTACGTCTGGTCGGACCAGTATTCGGGGACGATGCAGCTGGCCGGCCACCCCCGCCCGGACGACGAGCTTTCGTTCGTGGACGGCGACCCTTCGGCAGCTTCGTTCGTGGCGACGTTCACCCGGGACGGCGTCACGGTGGGCGTGTTCGCGCTGAACAACGCGAAGCTGTTCAACCGCCTGCGCCGGCAGTCCCTGCGCCGCCCCGAGTTTCAACCGGCGGTTCAAGGATAAGCTTCAGGGGCATGGAGCTGGATCTCGACGAGTTGCGGGTGCTGACGGGCTGGGCGGCGGACTGCGCCGAGCGGGTGCTGCCGTTGACCCCGGACGACCCCCGCCCGGCCGCGGCGATCGCGGCGGCCCGCGAGTTCGCCACGGGAGGCCCCCGCACTCGCGCATTGCGCACGGCGGCCTGGGGCGCGTTGGCGGCGGCCAAGGCGGCCGCCCCGGCGGCGGCAGCGGCAGCCCGCGCGGCGGTGGGCGCGGCCGGCGCGGCGTACCTGCACCCGCTGGAGTCACCGCACCAGGTGAAGCACATCGTCGGCCCGGCACAGCAGGCCGCGCTGGCCCGCGAGCTGGCGGGCGGTTCCGCGGAGGCGGAGATCGAGTGGGCGCTCTCGCAGGCACCGCCCGAAGTCCGCGTGCTCCTGCGCAAGTTCCCGCCGGG belongs to Amycolatopsis tolypomycina and includes:
- a CDS encoding aromatic ring-hydroxylating oxygenase subunit alpha, which gives rise to MTAIDLPPSLLATLPGRSYTDPAIFALEQAKIFEADWFCAVRSADLAGPGAFETVQIGKESVLVSRGRDGKLNAFLNVCRHRGARLCTSETGTVKRAFQCPYHAWTYGLDGKLIAAPNLTGMPDVDRTEFGLTKLHLREWLGYAWVCLADEPPSFEDTVIGAVTERLGGPTEIDAYGIDGLALGKRIEYDVKANWKQIIENFMECYHCATIHPELTEVLPEFADGYAAQYYVGHGAEFGGDIKGFTVDGSEGVDRLPGVSEAQDRKYYAITIKPGVFVNLVPDHVIIHRMFPLAPDRTLVRCDWLYLPEVVESGTDLSRSVELFHRVNLQDFEACERCQLAMDSRSYVNGGVLVPSEHHIGAFHDWVRARLA
- a CDS encoding TetR/AcrR family transcriptional regulator, translated to MAKSEPGATRRRGPNDPERRARIAKAAIEVVAQRGIDGVTHRSVAAAAGVPLGSTTYHFATLDDLLEVALHEAAEKNVHALKEWEAALPPDADFAAALADLVMGYINEQYRDTVVEYDLYVAALHRPALRKASAAWDDALIAFFGSRTDPLTGRLLAGLFCGLLMQAALADPRPTRDEIEALFRRAITGPAV
- a CDS encoding aldehyde dehydrogenase family protein codes for the protein MKDLYIDGIWLDAATGTRSDVLNPATGEVVVTVAEAGKAEVDAAVRAARRAFDDGPWRRTTAGERARLLRRTADLLVRDREELARTESLDTGKTLGEGRIDIDDVTNVFRYYADLADKDAGRLVDAGSATVVSRIVHEPVGVCALIAPWNYPLLQMSWKVAPALAAGNTVVLKPSEVTPLTTIKLAALLEEAGTPAGVVNLLLGDGRVGAAMVEHPAVDLVSFTGGYATGEKIMTAAAKGVRRVALELGGKNPNVVFADADYETALDYALMAAFVHSGQVCSAGARLIVQDGIHDRFVADLAARADRIRVGNGLDPETETGPLVSARHRAKVEGYIESALAAGAKLEAGGERPDGPEYESGFFLRPTVFSGCTRDMAIVREEVFGPVVTVERFGDEAEAIALANDTEYGLAGAVWTSDASRAQRVAGALRHGTVWINDYHPYLPQAEWGGYGKSGIGRELGPSGLAEYQESKHIYQNIDPVPQHWFKG
- a CDS encoding amino acid permease, with protein sequence MTTQEIPAGGGPAPDDSSDLEKFGYRQELERSLGSFSSFAAGFSYISIMTGVFQLFFFGFGAGGPAFIWTWPLVFLGQLCVALCFAELAGQFPLAGSVYQWAKQIAKPATSWLAGWIMIIGAIVTAGAVAVAYQIILPQVSTAFQIVGSDADAGLTSTPGGAQNAIILALVLVVFATIVNVIGVKLMAKINNFGVAVELSAVILLIIALAVHIKRGPQVVLETHGAGEGHSLGYLGAFLVASLMSAYVFYGFDTAGSLAEETTQPRKHAPRAILRAITASFVVGGLVMLVGMMAVGDINAEELSTSGMPYLLKSTLGPWLGNAFLICSAIAITVCCLAVQTAAIRMAWAMARDGRLPFSKAMAKVSPRSKTPILPALLTGGLTVVVLLINLGNQRAFFILTSTAIILFYIPYLMVTGPMLLRRLRGQWPRPGHGPYFKLGRWGTLVNLVAVVYGAAMTVNLIWPRAEVYGDDHWYFQWGAVIVTALIVIIGAIMLYVRRRTWGSAHTSPEHMPDSTPDTLPG
- the betA gene encoding choline dehydrogenase — encoded protein: MSTETYDFVIVGGGSAGCALANRLSADPANKVLVLEAGRSDWKWDVFIHMPAALTFPIGSKFYDWGYRSEPEPYMNRRRIYHARGKVLGGSSSINGMIFQRGNPMDYERWASDPGMSTWDYAHCLPYFNRMENCLADAPDGQWRGHDGPLELERGPASNPLFQAFFDAAEQAGYPRTDDVNGYKQEGFAAFDRNVRKGRRLSAAGAYLHPVMHRPNLTVKTNAFVSQVLFDGTRAVGVEYAQGRGVPGEVYGKEIVLCGGAINTPQLLQLSGVGNAAELEKLGIDVVKDLPGVGENLQDHLEVYIQYACKQPVSMQPSLAKWKRPYIGAQWLFLRSGPAATNHFEGGGFVRSNDEVKYPNLMFHFLPVAIRYDGSAPTEGHGYQVHVGPMYADTRGSVKIKSTDPREHPAIKFNYLSTETDRKEWVEAVRVARKILNQSALDPYNGGEISPGPSVDTDEEILDWVAKDAETALHPSCTTKMGVDDMSVVDPQSMRVHGTEGLRVVDASVMPYITNGNIYAPVMMTAEKAADLILGNTPLDPIKLPFYRHGEN
- a CDS encoding bifunctional 3-phenylpropionate/cinnamic acid dioxygenase ferredoxin subunit, which codes for MIRACTVDELPPGESVRIPGQPAIAVFHTEEGELYAIDDTCTHQDASLADGWLEGCFVECPLHAALFDLRTGMPTCLPAKDPVRTYTVVVDDGVIYVQGVAGEDAA
- a CDS encoding NAD(P)/FAD-dependent oxidoreductase, which produces MKRIAVVGASLAGVRAAQELRAQGYDGGIVLIGDEPHLPYDRPPLSKAFLAGTASRESLDLLDAGDLASLALDFRLGVRATALEPSNRRVLLSDGTSVHADGVVIATGGRARTLPGFEGAFVLRTLDDAVSLRAALVPGVRVAIVGAGFIGAEVASTCRSLGLDVVVLEALAAPLAPVLGPELAAVCARLHLDHGTDLRCGVQVTGLSPDGVSLASGSVVPADVVVTGVGMTPSTEWLAGSGLKLGNGVHTDAGLVTALPQVVAVGDVARFGGRRHEHWTNASEQAPVAVANLLAGHTARTYTPSGYVWSDQYSGTMQLAGHPRPDDELSFVDGDPSAASFVATFTRDGVTVGVFALNNAKLFNRLRRQSLRRPEFQPAVQG
- a CDS encoding putative immunity protein, which translates into the protein MELDLDELRVLTGWAADCAERVLPLTPDDPRPAAAIAAAREFATGGPRTRALRTAAWGALAAAKAAAPAAAAAARAAVGAAGAAYLHPLESPHQVKHIVGPAQQAALARELAGGSAEAEIEWALSQAPPEVRVLLRKFPPGKPGNTRLGELHRKLESALRA